TCTCGCAAATCCCTGGCTGCACAACAGTTGAACAAGGAATCAAATAAAACATGACAAGGAGTTGCCACTAATGCTTCAAATTCAAACACATGAGCTGCCTACAGAACATGACAATGTTCATTCATGTAAACTTCGGTTCTTATTTCATTTACATATACTTTGCTAGCTTCATATGGAACCTACAAGAATGAAAATCAGCAACTGAACAATTTCTAGCTGTTACTGCTAATATACCAAGATAATCTTCCAAAATATTGATAGTGACAGGTATACTAAGGCTCGACAAATGATTGTAATACATTTTCCAAGCAAAAAAGTCCTACCCACCTCTAACCTCATTGAAGTTATCAATCTTAGAGAAAATTGGGTTTCTGAAGTTATATAATATGCTACATCATCTACATGAGTTGCTTTTAGAACAGAATGTGTTATACCATTAACATATTAATATCAGCAATATGAACCATAATTACTATAATCACACTTAAAAACTTTTCTCTTGTTAAGATTACATGACCATATGAAAATATAAGCTTATCAAATTGAGTGAATTCTGAATGCACAGCTACATTTCTCTTACACTTGCTTGCTAAGCCTTTTTGTAGAAAGAGTTTGTTAATAATCAAAGGGAGATGTACTTTAGAGGACAAAAGGAGTACATGGAAAAAGTATGCCAAACACTTTGCAGGTCAAAGCAATATTGCATATtgagaaaggaaaaataaaggAGCGGACATGGTTGATGGTAAAAATATCTAAAACAAGAAAGAATAAGCTTGTGAACAAAACTTATTATCTGGGATATGAATAGGGAAACTTGGTTAGACTGTAAGACATAGAATTGGGAATGCTGCTGATTCGTTGGACAATCTGTATGTTCATTGTAATTTTCCATAGGCATCAAAAGAACTTTATTTCTCTCATCTTATTTTCAGTACTAAAGATCATGCCTATATGTCCACCATGCAATTCCAATACTTTCAAAGCAACAGGCTTGTTATGTTTAAGATTGTGAGACCTATTATTGTTGTTGAAGGTAGATGTGTTAACCAGGGTTATGAAGTAGCAGGTCCAATTTTCAACTCTTACGCTGAGGTCTGTAGAATAAGGTTCATAGCAATGCCCTTCCCCTTCCTCAATATCTCCTCTTCTTGGACACATACTGGCTATGAGGCTAATGAGATCCCACTTGTCCTTTTATCCCTGTAATCTGGTTGCATTCTTCGTGTGTTTTAATCAAATTTCTTTTTAAGTTTTATGCAATGGAGTTCTGTGATATCTTTTTAAGCTTCTCAAATGCTGAGGGATTCTAAGGTTTTCTAAACAATCCCGCAGCAGCCAAACATTGTATCAAGCATATGAAAAGTGCATAAATCCAGGGTCAACTAACATATCAATCACACCTCAACAAGGCTATTTCAATCAATCCAGCAACATATATAAAGACCTCAACAAGACTATTTCACATCAATTCTGCAACTATAAAAAGGCCTCAACAACATCAATCACACATTAATAAAGCTACTGATATTATGAATAAGAAATATCATTTATACCTTTCTTTTGAAGACAGTCTTGTTATTCACTACCCGGAACACAACTTGGGTTTCTGATACTTTGGCATGAACTGCAGTAATGCATACAAGTGGATTGTCAGGATAATCTTCGAATTTAATAATATATGTTCAGTGCATAATTTCTTAAGCAATATTGTTGATAATGGGGGTATTCAAGAACTATGTTACTAACATGAGATTACTCGAGTCTTTAATTCTGCAGTCAGTGGGAGTAAAACTTTGATGATTTAAATCACTAGTTTCAGTTGTAGACTCATAAACTTTAATTTACCGATCACACTGTTCAGTCATGCATAAGTTTCTTGCTAATATTTgataaaatattctgaaaataatTTATAGGATGCTTGAGCGTTCAGTTTTTATGTTCGTTATGGAGTGTTAACTCATGACGACCATAAAGCTGTCATGATGACCACAAGGCTATCTAAGCATAACCAAGTGTATTGCAGTTCATGATGACCATAAAGCATCTAAACTGATCTGCTATACAGGCATCTAAACCGTGGTTAACTAAATATAATAATCTGGCATAATCAATACAATTCCAAATTGCataaatatggagattttagcaGTATAATTCATTAAAATTTAAATAAGCAATCATAATTCCACTAAGTACCTTTAGACCCATGAGAATCCAATTCAGTGATAACGGAACAAAAAATCTCTGAAGACAAGCCAAGCCTCATTGGATATTCATATCCTACGAAACCTAGGTCCATCTGAATCTGATCCCACCATGAAATCACCGGCAGTGTAGAGGAGTATTTGATGCCATCATCTGAACAGAGACATATGATGAAGAATTGAATAAAAATGCaagtcttacaaaatcaaattcataaaAAAACTATCAAGGAAGAGAATACATAACGTCTGTAGTTTCTATCTGTAAAGAAATTCAAGACTTTGATCTTCTAACctctaaacaaacaaaaataatattgaATCCTACGCTGTCAAGAATACCAAGTCCATCTGATCCCGATTCCATGAAATAAATGATAGTGTAGAATCGTAAATGAGGCAGAAATATTAACAGAGACACATATGAGGAATATAATTGTCAATATAatcattaaaaatttaaaatgaagCAGGTTTTACAAAAACATATTCACAGAAAGAGATCATAAACCCTGAAACAACAACTTCTTCTTTCACCAAACAAACAATAACTTAAAGAAACTAGAGAATCAATTTTGTATCTTGAAAGTGAACTGAGACTTCGATTCTTCCCCTGCAACCCTCAAAACCCCCAATCTTGAAACCCAGCCTATCATCTTCCAAGAAACCCCCGATCAAATTACGAAAACTGTTACTCTACTTACTCACCATCCCCAATTTCACAGAAAATCCTATCAACAGCTTGTTCATCACCATAAAGAGTAACCGAATCCCCAGCGCTGCGTTCCAGTAGGCATTTCAACCTGTGCAGAGAAACACACAGCCTGCGGCAGCTCTTGGAGCACCAGAATCTCGACATGGAGGAGCGCGGCATCGCCAGCACGGTGGTCATTTCCGAAAGCCGAAAATGCGAGTTTGTGGAAACCAGGAGGACCATGGTTGGAGATAATTGGAGGTCGGCATTGTTGGGGATGAAATCGTTGAACATGGAAGTGGGGAGCTCTCGGTCTGAATAGGCTACCTGAGTGAAGACTCTTACGGCCTTCTTGAGCAGAATAGCTTCAGGAAAACCAAGCTTGAGCTCAAACCACCGTGACATTGTGAAACGGAGAAAGAAAGATGGGAGAGAATTTTCTTGGAGGGAAAAGCAGTTCAGAAATAGGCACAGGAACTATGGGTGTTCTATTCTGTTGGGATTTTCTCTTATTTACACATTTGGCCCAGTAATTTAGAAAACTAGCACTAAATTTCTTCTAATTACATTTTGGCCCCGTTCCCGGAAATCCCCAGAAAATAAACTGCAAAATCGAAGACAGTATAAAAGTACCTATTGGAATTCAGGGATCGTCGCCTCCCGACGCTATCGGCATGGAGTGATAGAGAGCGACGTCGTTTCTGGAACGCCACGCTCACACAGCCGTCGGAGGAGGAAGACCGCCGAGATCTAGGCCGAGCAGACACGGAGAGAGTCGCCATCAATGTAGAGAGGTTGGACTGTTCAAGAATTTTCAGACCCTGCCGCTTTGTAATTATAGCCTTATATACCAGGCCCtgccgctttttttttttttctctttcgttttttttattttttattcttaatttccaattttttttttttttaaataaagtaGAATCTTCGTTCCAAACTCACTTGTGTTGGGTTTTctttagtcccaggtctgaATGTCCGGCAATCCTTTTGGTCGAGGTTAGATCACaacgagtgttggcttggtcgatcaaaaaCTGGTCAGGCGGACTCTGGTTGGTGAGTTAGTGTtgacacaagtgagttgtctagtCTTAGAGTTCTTACTGGCTGGATGAGAGGTGAGATGTCAGGGATTCACTGCTCCTGTGCTTATTGTCTTTGCCATatagttgtagtgcaagtttagagtgagtcattatagagttctagtgtgaagtctagtagccatttctgagtaagagatgtcgcctaaaactcgttgtaagcagttcattattaatgaagtttttatttgatcaaaaaaaggTAACTCCGAATTGATtgttaagaagaagaaaaaattaatcCGAATTGATGCATACCTAAGAGGGAAAAAAGGTAAATCATGGTTACATGAATCAATCTCCCAACTTGTGCACCAAGTGAGTCGAGAAGAATTCGATCAAGTGAGTCGAGAGAAATTCGATCTACTTATAtctaattttttataatttattcCGCAATTATCCTACCGATAAAACTCTACTACGGTCAAGAAAGCTGGTTATTTTGGTATTAGTGAACGTCGAACTTGAGTGGGCCACAAATATTGTCAAACCAAGTCATCAACACACCAACCTATTAGGGTTAAAATAGACAAATTTTTTAATAGACTATAAGTTTGATACATTCACACTTTTTCTTCTAGCAAAATGACCATTTCGAGACGGTCTCCACTCTCCACCTATGCGTACATACATGTCATGCAAGGGTAGGTTAACAGCTCTAATGGACTAGACTGCATTTTAGAGAGTTTCCCATTCAATTTAGCAAGGCAAGGGTTGGTGCAAAGTTCAAATCTCATTATTCATGAACTGATGAAACAGAACTGATTCTATCAAAGTCAACATACTCTGCCAGTAACTATGTACTCAAATATTCTACTTCTTCATCATGTAAAACTGCTTCTATCAAGGTCATACTAAGCTCATTTCTATCTATGAATGGGAGCTCAATAGAGATTTTACATACGTAATTTCTCAACATTTTCCTGCAGAATTGCACCATCCACTCACACTTATACTGCTACGTAGTAAGTACAACAGACACCTCTATACATCTCATCAAATCAACTAATTGGTCACCATAAAGTTATGATGGCCAAAGACAAGTTTACCTAGGCCACGAATTGGGAAATTGAGCATGGTGAACGAATCCGAGAACCATATCCATATCATCTCTGACAACGTAGCGGCATTGAGAAGCGCGCTCTTGTGCTGGATATCAAACTTCAACACACAAGGAAATCCACGATCACTCTGAGTCTCGCAAATCAAGGGCTGCAGAACAGTTTAACATGGAACTAAATTAACAAACATTACAAGGAGTTGCTACTAATGCTAGAAATTAAGACACATGAGTTGCCTACAGAAGATGACAGTGCATACATAATTCTGCTTATACTTTGCTAGCTTCAAATGATGCTACAAGAATGAATATCAGCAACTAAAAAGTTCCGGCCAGCAAGGCATCAAAACCCAGGGTCAACATAAACATATCAATCACACCTCAACAAGGCTATTTCACATCAATGTAACATATATAAAGGCCTCAGCAACACATATATCATACATCAACAAGACTACAGATATTATGAATGAGAAATGGAATTTATACCTCCGTTGGGAAGACAAGCTCGTAATTCACTACACGGAAAACAACTGCATTTTTGAACAGTGTGGCATGAACTGCAATAATGCATATGAGAGGATTGTCATGATAATTTTCCAATTTAGTAATATATTCTAAAATGACAAGATTGCTGTTGACTGCATAGGATTTCTTGAGTCTTTAGATTCAAGAAAGACTTTGCTTATGACTCACATTGTTCAGTTATGCATGTATTTCTTGCTGATCAATAACAAATTTgaaaagaatttaaatgaaattGAGCTCTTGTTTTCCATTTCAGCTTTCCTGTGTGTTATGAAGAGTTATCTTATGATGACCATAAAGCAGTCATGAAGACCATAAGTTTATGTAACCAATGGTATATTGAAGTTCATGATAACCATAAAAGCATCTAATCTGATCGATCTATAAGTTTGTTCAACTGGTTCAACTATATATAAGTCACTGATCCATGCATAAGGTCATGTAATCTATTCTTACCCTGATCTATCATAACATCTCTTGGTTAACTGGATATAGTAGATATGACCTTATTAATACAATTCCAAATGGCATAAAACTGCAATATATGGAGAGATTCAAGAAGTATAATTCATAAACTTCCAAAATAAGTAATCATAATTCCACTATGTACCTGTGCACCCATGAGAACTCATATCAGTGATAAGGTCACAAAAGCTCTTTGAAGACAAGCCAAGGCGCACTGGATATTTATATACCAAGAAACCCAGGTCCATCTCATCCTTAGTCGACCATGAAACCAGCCGCATAGTAGAAGTGTAAATCGTTCTAAAACCTGACGAGAGACCAATATAGAAAATTGAATATACAATGCAGATCATTGTTAAACCAAAAGCAGGTTTTACGAAAACAAATTCATagcaaaaaaatcaagaaacagaTCACAAACGCAGAAACAACcaccaaaaaaaagaacaataaatTTTGAAGAATTTTCCAAGAACCAACCAAACGTCAGTAAAATTGTACATGTCATCAGCGAATTCATCACCATATGAAGAATTGAACATACAAGGCAGATAATCATTAAGCAAGTTTTACCAGAACaaatccacataaataattaccaAGAACACTCAAAATTTTCTATGGCCGAGTTCAATTGGGACTCACGTACCTTCCTCAAGCTCATACCAAATCACATCCTCATCTTCTACCTCGCCATAAAGAGTGACCGCAAACTCAGTGTTCTGCTCCAATAGGCAAAGCAAGCTGTGCAGATTGAACTGCAGATTCCGGCTTTCGTAGCACTCGAAGCTCGACATCAAGAGTTCCGGCATCATCAGCGCGCTGACGGCATCAGTAGACTTGGTTTTGGAAACCAGTGCGACGATCTCCGGAGTGACGCAGAGGTCGGCGTTTTGGGGGCGGCCGGCGAGCTCTCTGTCGGTAAAGGCtacttgagccatggccccgaCGGCCTTCTTCATCAGAATCGCTTTGCGCCGATCAAGCTTGAGGTCGAACCACCGCGGCATTGTGGAAGAAAGCCGGAGAATTGTGTTGGAGGAGAAAAATGGGGTTCGGAAATTTAGGAGCGTAACTAACAATGGGCGGGGGATTTTATTCTGTTCGGAATTGTGTTAATTATACATTTGGCACTAATGTTTTACTAATTTCACTTTTGGCCCCGTTCCTTTAAAAATTCAAGGCATCAAGAAACTCGTAAAGATCGATAcaattatttgttcaaattttcATGTGATGCTTTAGTAGCTTTAGCCCTGAGAGCTGGATTGAAAGTCGCAAGGATACATGCGCATtgaaaatgttcacctgatcagttattgactaagaaaaataatgtttaactgacagagagaattattattaagttgagctgttttgttttccaccattggatgtaaatctaagggttgttgagcataaatttTTTGATCAGCAattgaccaggtgaacaccactgcaTACGCATAATTACATTATAGTTGAAAGAGTGAGTCAAAGATATTAGTTGATAGTATTAATGAGAATTGATATTTATTGGAGAATCAAGTTGTTAGCTCAAGAGCTTGTCGCTTGCTCCCTTTTATAAaaaattactcataagtgtCATTTGAAACTTAAATTAGCCACAATGCCACTAAATTTTTCTAGTACACATAAGACCACTTGCATTTTCAAATTATTTCCTTTCCtccttctcctctctctctctctctctctctctctctccggcgaGAAAACTCTTCCTCACCATCTCGCTCGGCTCCGACAGCTCCATTCCTCAACGCCGTCGTTGATTTTGTCGCTGATTCCATCTCCGTTACCTTTCTCAGTTGAAGTCGACCTGAACGGAGACGAGCCGGAGTAGATTTTCACCATCTCCACGCAGGAGCACAACATTGCCGACAAATAGCTCAACAAGGTCCTTAAGTCCACCGCCTCCAACACTAATCCGGCTATCTCACTCTCCCGCTGCGCAAGGTGAGAAGgcttgatgtaggacgagattttagccaacttcaacaaagaatcttgaaaagaaagaagcgtatGCATATTAAGAAGAaagatttgaatattgaaaattggcattcaaatagacttcttaatgatggaattaatcataaattactcttttggatatatcgggattctcgagcaaaatcttgactGAGATTCCAAACGTAATATTATTttgtatctaggattttatttccgatttttatttaattaggtttcctagttttagtctacaataaattgttctatatattttctagttattaggtttatgctgtgtgccctatataagacaCATTttcgattgtaattttcattcaagttatcaataaaaactcaaatattagagaagtttctctatctttcttacggatgtgcccgtaattgctagtggattctagctcatctcatatggctttcgacgcttgacgaagccccttactatcgtgttcacgcttcccgcatcaagGCTGGAGGTGAAGCTAACTGATTTGATCGGCGTCTTCGAGGACCGCCGCATCGTTCAACTCCGGTGACCTTACGCTCCTCATCGGTGTCCACTAATTCATCATGAGCTGATTTCATATCATGTTCTTCATCGTCATGCCTGAGCCCAATTGGCCCTAATTTGTCATCCTCGTCGGGCTTCGAGGTGTACTTTCTATTTTCAGATTGCATCTATGAGCTAATTCACCTTAGGGTTATTTGATGTCTAAATATTCATAATTTAATCTCTGGCATGGAAATCGAAGGGTTGAAGATTTGGAGATGATCGTTCTATGTTTTCGTTGtgctaagttttttattttcttatagatTGGTGGTTTGAATCATGTACATTgttactgtttttggaaaaggtAGAAACTTCTGTATTGTTATTTGTCATTCAATTTGGTAGCTTTTTGATAGCtttggtttgatttggtttttccTATGGATTTTACAGTTGTTTTGATTTCTGAGTAGTTTTTGTATTGTTTTGATTTCTAGtaatgaaattggatcttaATTTTATGCCTCATTGTTCAATTTTGATGTTATGGTACCTATGTTTCCGATGGTATTTTATTCtggtttgtgtttttgtttctgtGGTTGAATTCTGGCAATACAATGGAAATGATTTTATAGGAAATGAAATGGTCGCTTATTAGCTATGGATTTCCAGTATGAATGCATTGTTATTGACATGAggactgtttctggtggctttctccgggtacctcacacagaatgctataccgtctggggtaccgatccaatTCCTAAATTCTGAACCAAGAACACGgcgttagaggggtaaaccgtaccgAACGGTTTAcgcctctccgatgcctgagtgagaaactaatatatatgtagatcaaataaatagtggataaaggaggtattacccgtaaaaggtggttgtACTGATGCTTTAATACTCTAGCATGGGAAAGGAGTTTTCCCTATCTTCAATGTGGGACGCATGTTGTTCTCTTGATGCCTTATCAGCCCTCTGTTGTGTAATCAGATGGGCTGTGCTAGCCAtgccccgggccctgggtgcccaGGGTGACATCCCATATGAGccccgccatggtgggtcgtgaacccgaCCTCTGGCATAGTACCTGGGAGTCCCGATGGGCCCCAGCTgatagtgccaaacctagtGAAGACTTCCTTAGTATGTACAAGGACCATGATTAAGTTTGTAATACTTATTGGTGAATTTTCAAAATCTTTGGGTGAAGTTTGTAATAGTTATTGGTTTCCAATCAGCCTTACTAGAACCGTGAGTAAGTTTGTAATAGTTACTGGTAAAGTTTCAGAAATTTTTTGTAAATCCCAATTTGATTTTGGGATGGATCAGTGGCGATCCTAAGGCTTTTACGGATTTCTTGTCACATCATTTTGCCTTGTTAATATTTGTCTTATACTTGCGTCATTTCAAAAAGAGAGCAAGTGAAGCTGATTTTAATGTTggttagagtagcttttgttgttggtggtaGTAGCTTTCGGAGtttgtgagagtagctttttggtgttggtgagaagAATTTTACTGttgatgagagtagcttttgatgGCGGTGataatagcttttgttgttggtgataatAGCTTTTTACGGTGGTGAGAGTAGCCTTTGTTGATGGtaaaagtagcttttgttactgaaGTAGCTCTCTAGTGTTAGTAAGAGTAGCTTGCTGGTGTTGGTAACAGTACCTTTTGTTATTGGTGACAATAACTTTTGGTGTttgtgagagtagttttctggtGTTTGTGAGAGTAGCAGCTTTTATTGTTAATGAGAGtagttttatggtgttggtgaGAATAGCGTTTATTGCTGGTAAGAGTAGCTTTTGGCATTgttaacagtagcttttgttggtggagATAGTAACTTTTGGTTTGGGGAGCATAGCTTTTGTTGGTAACAGTAACTTtattgctggtgacagtagtttttggtTACCTTGGAGGaagttgctgaaaatctcaccagagtagcttttgttgctagtgatcgACAGTATCTTTTGTAACCTCGTCGGAAGTTGTCGGAAATATCACTTGAATAACTTTTATTGCtaatgacagtagtttttggtgttagTAACAATAGCTTTTGCGATCACCAGAGGTCGTCGGAGACCCGCCGAAATTGGCATGAGGTCGGTTGAAGACCCGTCGGAGTTGgtcggagaggagagagagaatgattattGACTTTTTACTATAGTGGCATTGTCATAAATATattggtttttatatccaaaatttaacaccATTTTTAATCCAGTAGCCtcatgagggaaaaaaaatagttagtataaaaaaacattaaaaaatagCCCCCTATATGTAATTGACCCAAGAAAGAAATGCACTCATTCATTATTTCCAAGTCAAAGTCATAACTCATAAGAATCCCATTTTAGGACCCAAAGCAGTATGACTGTGTATCAATATCATTATCcaattttatattagaaaaaattaaaaaaattgatgGGTCGGGTCCACGGTGTAGATGCAAATATTAGAACATAGTGGGGGCCGTTGATGCAAAATAGACAAAATCAGTGACGCCCTAGCTTTACCCAAATAGAACGGTTTttccaacaagaagaagaagaaagaagaaagaagaagcacttcatctcctctcctctcctctccttttCTCTCCAAAACACTCCCATGGTTTCCCAATCCACCAATTAGGCCCCCCAAAATTACCTTCAAGCCCTTCAATTCCTTCCTCTCCCGGGCTCATTTTCCCTCTAGATCCGCCCCCAATTTTCCCCCAAAACCCTAGCCTTTCGCTTTATCTGTTCCCATtttctttctgattttttttccacAATCGCGCGCAGAGAATCTTTTGAGTTTGCGCTCCGATTTAGGCTTTACGATCTTAGAAAACCACGAATTAGCTTCGttcctgttattttttttttcccgaggattttttcttttagggttttcttAGGGTTTGAATTGTGGTGATGAACAACAACAGAGGGAGGTACCCGCCGGGGATCGGAGCCGGTCGCGGCGGCGGCATGAATGCGAACCCTCCGTTTCAGTCTCGGCCGCCGCATCAGCAGCAATATGTACAGAGGAATCTTTTGCCGAACCACCAGCAGCAGCAACAGTACTTTCAGCAACAACAGCACCATCAacagcaacagcagcagcaCCACCACCAGCAGCAACAGTGGCTCAGGAGAGGCCAGTTGGGTGGGAGCACCAGTGCCGATTCCGCCGTCGACGAGGTTGAGAAGACTGTGCAGTCCGAGGCCGTCGATCCAAGGTGCGCTAATGGAAAAATTGTGTCTTTAGAATTTGGTTGTGTTATTGTGCAATTAGTGAGATGAGGTTTGTTATAGGATAGGCTCGGATTCTAGTTCTAATTTTCGGGGATTATGATAATGAGTTTAATAATGTAGGGAGTTATTGTGTGTAAATGTGTTTGTCTGTGTAATGTGACCTGTGGAAGACCTTATCTGATGTTAAGTGTGGTAGATTTTCAATTGAAATAGAATTTCTTGAAAGTAGATTTGGTGTGTGCTTGTCTTTTGACTCTTTTGGTGCTAAAACTGTATAAAAGATTGGAATTGCTTTTCAACAGACTATGGTGAAAGTAAGAATGCAACTTTAATTAGCAAGGCCTAGTCATTGGTTTGGTTCTGTTGTAAATTG
This portion of the Rosa chinensis cultivar Old Blush chromosome 1, RchiOBHm-V2, whole genome shotgun sequence genome encodes:
- the LOC112182486 gene encoding uncharacterized protein LOC112182486 isoform X2 — encoded protein: MFNDFIPNNADLQLSPTMVLLVSTNSHFRLSEMTTVLAMPRSSMSRFWCSKSCRRLCVSLHRLKCLLERSAGDSVTLYGDEQAVDRIFCEIGDDDGIKYSSTLPVISWWDQIQMDLGFVGYEYPMRLGLSSEIFCSVITELDSHGSKVHAKVSETQVVFRVVNNKTVFKRKPGICEIESVGDRYPFELKFDLQHKSAFLNAARLSKMAWILKSVELITVLSFPILGLGNLMFTAPN
- the LOC112182486 gene encoding uncharacterized protein LOC112182486 isoform X1: MSRWFELKLGFPEAILLKKAVRVFTQVAYSDRELPTSMFNDFIPNNADLQLSPTMVLLVSTNSHFRLSEMTTVLAMPRSSMSRFWCSKSCRRLCVSLHRLKCLLERSAGDSVTLYGDEQAVDRIFCEIGDDDGIKYSSTLPVISWWDQIQMDLGFVGYEYPMRLGLSSEIFCSVITELDSHGSKVHAKVSETQVVFRVVNNKTVFKRKPGICEIESVGDRYPFELKFDLQHKSAFLNAARLSKMAWILKSVELITVLSFPILGLGNLMFTAPN
- the LOC112189168 gene encoding uncharacterized protein LOC112189168, which gives rise to MPRWFDLKLDRRKAILMKKAVGAMAQVAFTDRELAGRPQNADLCVTPEIVALVSKTKSTDAVSALMMPELLMSSFECYESRNLQFNLHSLLCLLEQNTEFAVTLYGEVEDEDVIWYELEEGFRTIYTSTMRLVSWSTKDEMDLGFLVYKYPVRLGLSSKSFCDLITDMSSHGCTVHATLFKNAVVFRVVNYELVFPTEPLICETQSDRGFPCVLKFDIQHKSALLNAATLSEMIWIWFSDSFTMLNFPIRGLGKLVFGHHNFMVTN